The window TCGGTCAGCAGGCGTTCGCGCCGCGTGTCCAATTGGCGCGATTGCTCTTCGACGTTGCGCTGCTCCGCCGCCAGCACACCAATTTGCTGCTGCACCTGCACCACGGTGGCGCGTTGGGCGGTGGCATCGTTTTGGGCTATGCGCAGGGCTTCTTCCAGATCGGGCAAGGCCATGGCCTGGTCTTCGACTTGGGCGGCCAGGGTCAAGCTCTGGTCTTCGGCCATGGCCGCTTGCTCAGCCAGGGTTTCCAATTCAGCTTGGGCGTCCTGGCTGCGGGTGCCCCATTGGGCGGTTTGCTCCACCAACTGCTGCAGACGCTGCTCGGCGCGCTGGCGGCCTTCCACCACAAAGCGGATTTCGGCCTCCAGCCGCCCCACTTCGGCGCTGGCCTCGTACAAAGCACCTTGGGCCTGGTTGACCTGGTCACCCGCAGCGTAATGCGCCTGGCGGATGGTCTCCAGATCGGCCTCGACATGGCGCAAATCGGCCATGCGCGACTCCAGCGCATTCACGGCCTGGTCCACGTCGGACTTCATGCGGCCTTGGTCGGCCTCGGCGTCACGACGCTTCAAAAACCACAGCTGGTGCTGTTTCAGCGTGCTGTCGGCCTGCAAGGTGTTGTAGCGGTGGGCCACCTCGGCCTGTTTTTCGAGCTTTTCCAGGTTGGCGTTCAGCTCCCGCAAGATGTCGTCCACCCGAGTCAGGTTCTCGCGGGTGTCGGACAGGCGGTTTTCGGTCTCGCGGCGGCGCTCTTTGTATTTCGACACGCCTGCGGCTTCCTCCAGGAACAAGCGCAGCTCCTCGGGGCGCGACTCGATGATGCGGCTGATCGTCCCTTGGCCGATGATGGCGTAAGCGCGTGGGCCGAGGCCCGTGCCCAGAAACACGTCTTGCACGTCCCGGCGGCGCACCGGCTGGTTGTTGATGTAATAACTGCTGTTGCCGTCGCGGGTCAGCACGCGCTTGACGGCGATTTCAGCAAACTGGCCCCACTGGCCGCCTGCGCGGTGATCGGCGTTGTCAAACACCAATTCCACACTGGCGCGGCTGGCGGGTTTGCGGGTGGTGGTGCCGTTAAAGATGACGTCCTGCATGGACTCGCCACGCAGCTCCGACGCCTTGGATTCACCCAACACCCAACGCACCGCGTCCATGATGTTGGATTTACCGCAACCGTTGGGGCCGACCACGCCCACCAGCTGCCCGGGCAGCAAGAAATTGGTCGGTTCGGCGAACGATTTGAAGCCCGAAAGCTTGATGGAATTGAGGCGCACGGCGGTTCGGTTTGTGGTCGGATCGGTCGTTGATCAGGTAAAAGGGCCAGCCCAAATGGCCAACACCGCTCAAAAACGTCAATGTTACCCGACAGGCCTGGTGAAAAACCTTCCGACAAGCCCAAGACCTGCCGGGCACCCGCCATCCCGGATAATCGGGGAATGAATCCCCTCCTCGCCAAGCTGCAACCCTACCCTTTTGAACGGCTCAAACAGCTGTTCGCCAGCGTCACGCCCAACCCTGCCCTTCGTCATATCAGTTTGGGTATTGGTGAGCCCAAGCATGCCACGCCCGCCTTCATCCAGGAAGCGCTCAAGGCCTCTGTGGCCAATGGCCTCTCGGCTTACCCGGCGACAGCAGGCGAGCCCAGCCTTCGCAAGGCGTGTGCCGCTTGGCTGCAAACACGTTACAACTTGACGCTGGACCCGCTCACGCAGGTGTTGCCGGTGAACGGCTCGCGCGAAGCCCTGTTTGCCCTGACACAAACCGTGATCGACCCGACCCGGCCCGGTGCCACGGTGGTCAGCCCCAACCCCTTTTATCAAATCTACGAAGGCGCGGCCTTGCTGTCAGGGGCTGAGCCCTATTACGTGCCCAGCGACCCGGCCCGCAACTTTGCCAACGACTGGGACAGTGTGCCCGCCGAGGTCTGGGCCCGCACGCAATTGTTGTTCGTCTGCTCGCCAGGCAACCCGACGGGCGCGGTCATGCCGCTGTCTGAATGGGAAAAGCTGTTTGCCCTGTCCGACCAGCATGGTTTTGTGATCGCGTCCGACGAGTGCTACAGCGAGATCTATTTCCGCGAAGAAGCCCCGTTGGGGGGATTGGAAGCCGCGCACCAGCTGGGCCGCACCGACTTCAAGCGCCTGATCGCCTTCACGAGTCTGAGCAAGCGCAGCAATGTGCCCGGCCTGCGCAGCGGCTTTGTGGCGGGTGACGCGGCCATCATCCAACAGTTCCTGCTCTACCGCACCTACCACGGCAGCGCCATGAGCCCCGTGGTGCAAGCCGCCAGCGTGGCCGCTTGGGGTGACGAAGCCCATGTGGTGGACAACCGCAACCAGTACCGCACCAAGTTCGCCCAGGTCACGCCCGTGCTGGCGCAAGTGCTGGACGTGAAATTGCCCGACGCCAGCTTTTACCTGTGGGCCGGTGTGCCTGCGGGCTGGCAAGGCGACGACGCAGCTTTTGCCCAAGCGCTTTACCAATCAGAACACGTGACCGTGCTGCCCGGCAGCTACCTGGCGCGCGACTTCAAGGGCAGCAACCCCGGCCAGGGCCGCATCCGCATGGCGCTGGTGGCCGAAACCGCCGAATGCCTGGAAGCGGCCGAGCGCATCGCCCGCTTTGTGCGTGCCCACCCCAACAAAGTCTGAGCCATGAACGCCAAAACCTGTCACAACACCCTGCGCCTGGCCGAGCAGCTGATCTCGCGCCCTTCTGTCACGCCTGAGGACGCAGGCTGCTTGGACCTGATCAGTGAGGCTTTGAATCCTCTGGGTTTCGTCTGCGAGTTCATGGACTCCGGCCCAGACACCTTCCGCGTGCGCAACCTCTGGGCCAAACGTGCAGGCACCTCGGGCCAAACCTTGGCCTTTGCCGGGCACACCGACGTGGTGCCCACCGGGCCTCTCGCGCAATGGGACAGCGACCCCTTCACCCCCACTCACAAAAACGGCAAGCTGTTTGGCCGGGGCGCAAGCGACATGAAAACCTCGCTGGCGGCCATGGTGGTCGCGGTGCAGGAGTTCCTGGCCTCCAATCCCAGCCCGGCATTGGGCATCGCTTTTTTGCTGACCAGCGACGAAGAAGGCCCGGCGCTCGATGGCACCGTGGTCGTGTGTGAAAAGCTCCAGGCCCGTGGCGACGCGCCGCAGTTCTGCATTGTGGGCGAGCCCACGTCGGTGCAGCAGACGGGCGATATGATTAAAAACGGCCGACGCGGCACCCTGAGCGGCAAGCTCACCGTGAAGGGCGTGCAAGGCCACATCGCCTACCCACACCTGGCCGACAACCCGATCCACCGCCTCGCACCTGCGTTGGCCGATCTGGTGGCCATCCGCTGGGACGAAGGCAACGCCTTTTTCCCGCCCACCAGCTGGCAAGTGAGCAACATCCACGCCGGCACGGGCGCGAGCAACGTGATTCCGGGCGACTGCGTGGTGGACTTCAACTTTCGCTTTTGCACCGAATCCACGCCCGAAAGCCTGCAGCAGCGCTTGCAAGCGGTGCTCGACCAGCATGGCCTGAAGTACGAACTGAAATGGACCTTGGGTGGCCGCCCATTTCTGACCACGCCCGGTACGTTGGTCAAGGCGATTGAACAAGCCATCACCGATGAAACCGGTTTAAAAACCGAGCTGTCCACCACGGGCGGCACCAGCGACGGCCGCTTCATCGCGCAAATCTGCCCCCAGGTGATCGAGTTCGGCCCACCCAACGCGACCATCCACAAAGTGAATGAGCATGTGGCCCTGGCTGACATCGCGCCGCTCAAAAACATCTACCGCCGCACCTTGGAACAACTCAACGCAGGTCTTAAGGCATGAGCGTCATGAACCTGCCCGCGCTGATCGAGCAAGCGGCGAAGCGGCTGGAAGCTGCGGGCGTGGCCTTTGGCCACGGCACCCAAAGCGCTTTTGACGAAGCCGTCTGGCTGGTGCTCTGGCGCTTGGGCTTGCCGCTCGACACCGATCTGGATGAAAAGGCCGATCAAGCCGTGAGCGCCGAGCAGCAAGCCGCTTGCGCTGCGCTGATCGAGGAGCGCATCACTTCCCGCAAACCCGCGGCATACCTCACCCATGAGGCATGGCTGCAGGGCGTGTCGTTTTACATCGACGAGCGGGCCATCGTGCCACGCAGCCTGATCGCCGAAGTGCTGGCCGACGGCACCATCGACGCATGGCTGAGCGACCAAACCCAACAGGTGCTGGACCTGTGCACGGGCAACGGGAGCCTCGCCGTCTTGGCCGCGTTGGCATGGCCCGAGGTGCAGGTGACTGGAGCCGATATTTCTGACGATGCGCTGGCCGTGGCTACCATCAATGTGGAACGCCACGAACTGAATGAGCGCGTGAGGCTGGTGCACAGCGACGGCCTGAGCAGCTTGAACCCACCTGCACACGGCCCGTTTGACTTGATCTTGTGCAACCCGCCTTATGTGTGCCAAGCCAGCATGGACGCGCTGCCCGCCGAGTACCGCGCCGAGCCTGAACTGGCGCTGGCAGGCGGGACCGATGGCATGGACTTTGTACGCCAGCTGTTCAAACAGGCGCCTGAGCGCATGAGTGAACACGGCGTGCTGGTGCTTGAAATTGGCAACGAGGTGG is drawn from Limnohabitans sp. 63ED37-2 and contains these coding sequences:
- the dapC gene encoding succinyldiaminopimelate transaminase, yielding MNPLLAKLQPYPFERLKQLFASVTPNPALRHISLGIGEPKHATPAFIQEALKASVANGLSAYPATAGEPSLRKACAAWLQTRYNLTLDPLTQVLPVNGSREALFALTQTVIDPTRPGATVVSPNPFYQIYEGAALLSGAEPYYVPSDPARNFANDWDSVPAEVWARTQLLFVCSPGNPTGAVMPLSEWEKLFALSDQHGFVIASDECYSEIYFREEAPLGGLEAAHQLGRTDFKRLIAFTSLSKRSNVPGLRSGFVAGDAAIIQQFLLYRTYHGSAMSPVVQAASVAAWGDEAHVVDNRNQYRTKFAQVTPVLAQVLDVKLPDASFYLWAGVPAGWQGDDAAFAQALYQSEHVTVLPGSYLARDFKGSNPGQGRIRMALVAETAECLEAAERIARFVRAHPNKV
- the dapE gene encoding succinyl-diaminopimelate desuccinylase, translating into MNAKTCHNTLRLAEQLISRPSVTPEDAGCLDLISEALNPLGFVCEFMDSGPDTFRVRNLWAKRAGTSGQTLAFAGHTDVVPTGPLAQWDSDPFTPTHKNGKLFGRGASDMKTSLAAMVVAVQEFLASNPSPALGIAFLLTSDEEGPALDGTVVVCEKLQARGDAPQFCIVGEPTSVQQTGDMIKNGRRGTLSGKLTVKGVQGHIAYPHLADNPIHRLAPALADLVAIRWDEGNAFFPPTSWQVSNIHAGTGASNVIPGDCVVDFNFRFCTESTPESLQQRLQAVLDQHGLKYELKWTLGGRPFLTTPGTLVKAIEQAITDETGLKTELSTTGGTSDGRFIAQICPQVIEFGPPNATIHKVNEHVALADIAPLKNIYRRTLEQLNAGLKA
- the prmB gene encoding 50S ribosomal protein L3 N(5)-glutamine methyltransferase, producing MSVMNLPALIEQAAKRLEAAGVAFGHGTQSAFDEAVWLVLWRLGLPLDTDLDEKADQAVSAEQQAACAALIEERITSRKPAAYLTHEAWLQGVSFYIDERAIVPRSLIAEVLADGTIDAWLSDQTQQVLDLCTGNGSLAVLAALAWPEVQVTGADISDDALAVATINVERHELNERVRLVHSDGLSSLNPPAHGPFDLILCNPPYVCQASMDALPAEYRAEPELALAGGTDGMDFVRQLFKQAPERMSEHGVLVLEIGNEVDHFIAAFPELEVAWLDTSAGDDQVLVIAREALLTLKGRA